The genomic window AACCTCTACTCtagccatttttcttttttcgtttTTAGTTTTTTAGTGCCCCTTTTTCTCTGAATCCCATTCCAGGCATGAACTGCTGAATACTGGGGTGATAATATGTGTCTAACCTTCAAGCAGATAATGTGCCAGAATATTAATTTGCTTGAGCTTGAAGGTATCCTGGATGGCTTAAATATGATATCAACTTTTTCTCAAATTATGAGAGAAAAAGTACAGGAATCAACCCTTTTATTGAAAGTGATTCCAAAGCCATAATTTGATAAATCTAGAAACTGGCTTTGCTTTGCAAGTCTGGATTACTCAGATTCCCATAAAAAACATCATTCCAAGCTGAAGGAGAAGATCAAAGCACTAGATCTTACATATTGTGCTTACCTGCAAAATCATGCCAAGATGCACGTCTGACCAAAATAGCATGCATTTTGTACTTaaagatggattttttttttaaaaaaaaaagaaattctaaATTTGACATTGCTTGCAAGCTGTTCTGATGCACTACAAGCTGTGGTAGGTatctttaaaacttttatgtccTGTTTTCAAGTGATCCATTCTAGGATACATCTGCAGATTTTTCTGCCCTTCGCTGCTCCATATTTGTGTAGTTGAGTTCCATAGACAAAGTTTCAGGTTAGTAACATCCTTTCTTGATAACTCCGAACCCTTTAACCCTGACAGAACTGGGATTCAATCTGAAGTTTCTTGTACAGACACCTAGAGCTTATAATACCAAGTGGATATGATCTGTAGTGAAGGATAACGTGATGTATGTATCAACCAAATAAAACTTTGCGATCAACTGAACAATGAAGATCGAGAGCATCAGTTAAATTAAATACATAACCAAGTAAAAGAATGGTGGTGTATCTACAGCTCATATCAATGTATATCTAAGTATTGGCCACTGTCAATAAAGCACGTATGAATACAGTGGCGCAATCTAAAGGATGTCACTTTTAAGACAGAGAATATGGATCACAAATTAAAGTTGTATCAGCAAAATAAGATCTCTTAATTTTTCTAAAAGAATCTTCTTTCTAAGCTCCACTGCTTAACTATGACTTGCTAGGACAGGACAATGCTAATAGGACTAGAGGAGATGCCAAAACTAGGTATTGCTCAAATTGGTACACAAGCAGAATTGGGTGTTGAGGTTGCTTGAACTGAGCGAAAAAGTTAGAGCATTAGTCACCAAGTTTGTTGGAATAGTTGATTGGTTTGGAGGAAGAGCCATTGTCATGGGCTAAACAAAAAGTGAGAGAAAGGAGAAACAAACAAATTGCTTCCACcacacattaatcttttattcattttaagcaAATTAAGAAGGAAAAGCTATATATTATCGAAAATTGAGAATTTAATGTTAATTTTTGGTAAAGAAGTGCATAATTGAGTATTATTGATAAAGGTTGAAAGTCTCACATGTGCCTTTTCAAGAACCTGGAGCCTCCTAAGACTAGTTCCTGTGGAGATTGATTGCCAACTTGGAGTACATATGTACAATAGGAGTGATAAATGTTGATATCTATCCTCCATTCAAAATTTAGTCAACTTGCTATGATTATTCTTTGATAATAAAACATGTCACGTGTCTTGGAATGCATGTCTCAAACTTGTATTGCTATCTTGGTCAAATCTATCCTTTTTTTCTACACACAAATAATTTGAACACCAGATCCCAGCACCACTAACCAACAACCCACTTAGCACCAATTTGATAGCATTAAAATGATGATGTACCTAAGTATCATCTTCATAATACATGAACCTATCGAGATATCTCAAATCTTAGACCTTTTCTATCTTCATCAATTTTAATGTATTCTCGGATATTGTCCAATTCAACATCTCAACATATTGATCAAATATTCttactatttttaaaataatttagatataaaaatagtaaaatcaAATCTCAAAATTGCTAACGAATCTTGATTTTATCATattggccaattatttgatatcTAGGAGAGATCTCCATAATTTCCAGACATGAAATTtgtccaaaataataataataatttggtACAAGCATAATCTCTCAAAATTCCCCACAGTAAATTATGTCGTTAACCGGCTTTGCCGGATCTTTGGACACGCACGTCAGCAGTCAGCCCCCTCACCTGCATTCGAAAAACCAAAAGCCAAAAACCAAAAGCGAAACAAGAGAGATGCCGTTTCTTGcaccctcccctcctcctcctcttcttaacTGCCCCCATTTTCTTCTCCACTCGTCAGCCACCAGCATTCCGCCCTCAGTTCTCGCATACTCCCCGTCTCCCTCCCCAGTCTCCATTTCACTCTCCAAAACTCCTTTTTTTTGTCATATCCCTTCCACGAATTCTTTCTCATTCTTGTTACTTTAACTCATTGAACGAGAGAGAGAATAATTTAAGAATGTCGTTCTGGAACGGCGATTTTCTGAACAGCGAGCTGGCAAGCCGACGTCCATCTTCGGGCTGAAGCTGTGGGTGGTGATCGGCATTGCGTCGGCGCCGCCATCGTCCTTGTCCTCTTTCTCCTCTCCCTCTGCCTCACCGCCCGCCGCCGCCCGCCCCGCCGCCCCCACCGGGAAACCCCTCAAGCTCCACCTCCAGGATCCCACCCCGCCCGTCTCCAAGGACATCCCCGAGATCGTCCACCACCACCAGCAGCGCCACCGAGCCccatcctccgccgccgccctcgCCGATGTCCAGATCGACATCGGCGGTAAGGCGGAGCACCGGGTGGTGCTGGCCGAGCAACACCGGCCGCCGGCGCCGGCCGCCACCTTCGTCGTCGACGACGGGGACGGCCAGTGGAGAGAGCCGGGGGACAACGGAGGGGACGACGCCCGTCGATGGTGGGCGGGGGCCCACCGGAGGTGTCGCATCTGGGGTGGGGACACTGGTACACGCTGCGGGAGCTGGAGAGTGCCACCGGCGGGTTCGCGGAGGAGAATGTCATCGGAGAGGGCGGTTATGGGATCGTGTACCGGGGGCTCCTGGCCGATAACTCCATGGTCGCCGTTAAGAACTTGCTCAATAATAGGTTCGTGCACTTATAAAAACCACATATGCATCGATGAATCACGAATCTCTGCAATTGCTGGTGGATATaggataaaaatttgaaatttgctcTCTTTTACTCGAAAGTGAAAATTTTCAGTTAATTGTTTACCCTTTCTTCCTTTATTTATGTAGATTAAACATCGGTAGTTTGTTGCTTTCTAAATCACAGTTTGGTTGGTTATGAATTTTAGGATAATTTGGAAATCTGTTGACATTTCACTTCTAGATTTATGTGTCTTAGGTGTTCTGTCACCTTGCTTGTTTTGTTTGTTTATCTAGAAAATTCGGTAACTTGTTGGTTTCTAGACTTAGGTGGCGGATTTTTAGTTAAAGATTGGGATTCACCCCATTTCGCTTGCAGgttgtgatatatatatatttttaaaaataatgctGAGTTTTTTGTTCTCTTTCAACTTTTCGACGAATTGTTTTGTCATAAAATTTTCTTTGAAGTGATTGATGCCTCTCAGCACATAGTGGTATGGTTTCATTCAATGTAGTGTAATTACATAATTTCTTGAGGACCTGTAAAAAGAAaaggcctttttcttttttctctcttctctcaggGGTCAAGCAGAAAAGGAGTTCAGAGTAGAAGTTGATACAATTGGGCGCATTAGGCACAAGAATCTGGTCAGGTTGCTTGGTTACTGTGTTGAGGGGGCTTACAGGTATTCTACCTGGATCAATCTGCTAATCATACtttgttaaaattattttaaattctcGAAGCAGTTCGGTGGCAATGTTTAAGATGGAGTATCTGTGGACCGaatattttaattgattatctACATCCTTCTGTTTTGGTTAGGATGCTTGTCTATGAGTATGTAGACAATGGCAATCTGGATCAGTGCTTCATGGGGATGTCGGAGTAGTGAGTCCGCTAACATGGATATCAGGATGAAGATAATACTGGGAACGGCAAAAGGGTACAGCATTTCTTCCATGATATTTGTTTCCTTTTATCTTCAACTAGGGAATCAAATTAGCAACAGAAtttttccttcaaaaattttgtcTATAGAAATTAACAGAGGAAGCTTACTGCCAATATACTGAAAAAAAGTCTAAATTGAGGAGTGGGTTATTAACCACGAGCATTTTATAAGAAATATCTGAAATATCAGAAAGGACTGTCTAATATGCTATCTTACCACATATACTTTGATAGAACAATCATATACTGTACTTATTTAAATGGATATAGATGACCCAATGAAGTATATTGTAGGCACTATGTACTAGATTTGAAAGGTGAAGTTGTAGGGCATGGCACTCATACTCATTGTCATAACAACATGAGGCATAAGCCTCAATGACCAAGCTTGTATATCACATGGGGCTTGCACATAAGAGGGGAAGGATGTGCTTCGTGCTGCGTTTAGGTGAGAAAAACCTACATGGTTGTGTACATAAAGCATGCCTCCTTTTTCTA from Phoenix dactylifera cultivar Barhee BC4 unplaced genomic scaffold, palm_55x_up_171113_PBpolish2nd_filt_p 000788F, whole genome shotgun sequence includes these protein-coding regions:
- the LOC120107194 gene encoding LOW QUALITY PROTEIN: probable serine/threonine-protein kinase At1g01540 (The sequence of the model RefSeq protein was modified relative to this genomic sequence to represent the inferred CDS: inserted 6 bases in 5 codons; deleted 2 bases in 2 codons), whose protein sequence is MSFWNGDFLNSELXKPTSIFGLKLWVVIGIXVGAAIVLVLFLLSLCLTARRRRPAAPTGKPLKLHLQDPTPPVSKDIPEIVHHHQQRHRAPSSAAALADVQIDIGGKAEHRVVLAEQHRPPAGESRGTTEGTTPVDGGRGPXPEVSHLGWGHWYTLRELESATGGFAEENVIGEGGYGIVYRGLLADNSMVAVKNLLNNRGQAEKEFRVEVDTIGRIRHKNLVRLLGYCVEGAYRMLVYEYVDNGNLDQXLHGDVGVVSPLTWXIRMKIILGTAKGLAYLHEGLEPKVVHRDVKSSNILLDQQWNPKVSDFGLAKLLYSERSYVTTRVMGTFGYVAPEYASTGMLNERSDVYGFGVLVMEIISGRAPVDYTRPSGEVNLVEWLKTMVGGRKTEQVVDPKMPEKPSPKALKRALLVALRCVDPDAQKRPKMGHVIHMLEMDELLFHDDRKLGREASSQPSDRYNQREEGSFRRHDQTSWR